GCACCGGTGCGAGTCCGTCGGGATGTGCGGCGAACGCGTCGCCGGCCACCACGACCGCGTCCGGGTTGATCACATCGCGCAGCAGGGCGACCGTCGCACCGAGGACCTCGGCACGCTCGTCGGCGATCACCGAGGCGTTCTCCGCGACCCCCAGCCGTTGCGCGGCGCGGCGCGCCGCCGAACTCCCGATCACCTCCTGTAGCCGGGCACGGCCGCCGGGCGCGAGTTCCGGCGCGACAACGGGGAGGTGCGCGATGGAACCGGCTCCCCGTAACGGCATGTGCACCTTGCCGTCGATCGACATCGCCATACCGACGGTCTCGCGTGCATAGAAGAACAGGCCGGTGCCGTCGAACTCCCGCGGATAGGTCAGCAGCAGTTCGGCCGCCGCCATCGCCTGCACGTGCTCGCACACCGAGACGGGCACGCCGAGTTCTGCGGCCACCATCTTCCCCACCGGGACCCGCTGCCACCCGAGGACCGGGTGATCGATGATGCCGGTGGCCGCGTCGACGATCCCGCCGGACGCGACACCCGCCCACAACAGCCTCCGTCCACTGAAACGTGCTGCCAGTTCCCGCAATTGGATGCAGAGGTCGCCGACCTCCGCCGAATCACGGGGCGTCCGGACGGCGTGGCTGTAGAGCGTCCGGCCGCCGAGGTCGGCGATGGCGAGCAACGTCCTTCGCGCGCCGATGTGCATGCCGGCGACGCACAGCTTGTCGCGGTCGAGGGTCAAGGGGTTCTTCGGCCGGCCGATACCACCGGGATCGACGAGGTCGGGACGTTCGACGACGAGTCCGAGCCGGGAGAGCGCGGTGACCTGACGGTTGATGGTCGCGGGTGACAACGTGGTCGCGGTCGAGAGATGGTCGCGGGTCACCGGGCCGTTGACCCGGATGGCCTGGAGCACCGAGGCCGCGGGAAGAGATCCCACCTGCAGTGCCGCGGGGACGACTCCGGTGGGCGACATGGAACGAATTTAGCAACCGATCTGCCTCGCTAAGCTGATCTCATGAGCAGCAGCACGGCACAACCAGGTTCGTCGGGGACGGAGAAGAAGGTCGCGGTGGTCACCGGGGCGAGCTCGGGCATCGGGGCCGCGACCGCGCGCCGATTGGCCGCGCAGGGCTATCACGTGGTCCTCGGCGCACGCCGCACCGAGCTCGTCGAGGAGCTGGCCGCCGAGCTCGGCGGCACCGGCCGTCAGCTCGACGTCACCGACGAGACCTCGGTGAATGCGTTCGTCGAGGGCCTCGACAGTGTGCACGTCCTGATCAACAACGCCGGTGGCGCCAAGGGCCTCGATCCGGTCGCGACCGCCGACCTCGACGACTGGCGATGGATGTGGGAGACCAACGTCCTCGGGACGCTGCGGGTGACCAAGGCACTGATTCCCGCATTGATCGATTCCGGAGATGGACTCATCGTGACGATAACCTCCATCGCGGCGCTCGAGGCGTACGACAACGGCTCCGGCTACACCTCCGCGAAGCACGCGCAGGCGGTCATGCATCGCACGCTGCGCTATGAATTGCTCGGAAAGCCCGTACGCCTCACCGAGATAGCACCCGGCATGGTGGAGACGGACTTCTCGCTGGTCCGCTTCGACGGCGACCAAGAGCGCGCGGATGCGGTATACCAGGGCCTGACACCGCTGACCGCCGACGACGTCGCCGAGGTGATCGGATTCGTCGCGTCCCGGCCACCGCACGTCGACCTCGATCAGATCGTCCTCAAGCCCCGCGACCAGGCATCCGCGCGGCGCAACGTCAAGACGGGTTGATCCGCAGACACGTTCGAGCAGATGGCGTGGGGCGTATCGGAAACCGATACGCCCCACGCCATCTGAAAGGTCAGCCGGCCGGTACGGGCGCCGGCGCGTTCGACGTCGGGGCACCGGACGGGGTCGCCGGTGCGGTCACCTGATCCGGGTCACCCTTGATCGCCGACATGCCCTGCCACTGCGACCAGTCGAAGATCCAGTCGAAGATGTCGCCGTCGGCCTCCGACAACGGGATCCGGGTACCGGTGACCTCGACTGGGTCGCCGTAGATCGCCGATTCGAAGTAGCGCTGCGCGTTCTCCAGCGAGAGGTTGATGCAGCCGTTGGTGACATTCGACGACCCTTGCACACCAACGGTTTCCGGGTTCGCGTGAATGAACTCGCCGTTGTTGGAGATGCGCACGGCAAAGCGTTCGCGGATGTTGAAGTAGCCGGCGGCGGGGTTGCTCATGAAGAAGTCCTCATACTTCTCACTGACCACGTGGATGCCGGAGCGTGTCACGTTACGGTCGAGGTCGCCGCCACCGTAGCTGCACGGCAGTGTCATCAGGACGCCGCCGTCGCGGATCACCACGATCTGGTGCGACGACGCCTCGGCCTTCACCACCTGCGAGCGGCCGATGGCGAAGTCGCTGGTCACATCCGCGGCTCCGTAGGCTCCGCCGCCGTGGTCGACGCCGTACAGGTTGGCGGTCATGTGCACCTTGGTCCCCGGTGCGTAGTACTCCTTGGTGCGCCAGTGCACCCGGGAGCCGTTGTCCTCGCCCAGCCAGGCCCAGCCACCCTCGGTGGGCGGCTCGGTGGTCACCTTC
This sequence is a window from Gordonia insulae. Protein-coding genes within it:
- a CDS encoding ROK family transcriptional regulator; this translates as MSPTGVVPAALQVGSLPAASVLQAIRVNGPVTRDHLSTATTLSPATINRQVTALSRLGLVVERPDLVDPGGIGRPKNPLTLDRDKLCVAGMHIGARRTLLAIADLGGRTLYSHAVRTPRDSAEVGDLCIQLRELAARFSGRRLLWAGVASGGIVDAATGIIDHPVLGWQRVPVGKMVAAELGVPVSVCEHVQAMAAAELLLTYPREFDGTGLFFYARETVGMAMSIDGKVHMPLRGAGSIAHLPVVAPELAPGGRARLQEVIGSSAARRAAQRLGVAENASVIADERAEVLGATVALLRDVINPDAVVVAGDAFAAHPDGLAPVQAAFDAATNNRRPLEIAPSRFGIRVQESAAVVVALSVIYTDPVGATAAD
- a CDS encoding L,D-transpeptidase, with protein sequence MSAHPPLSRRTVLTAAGLGAVGLAAAACSTTDSGTDDGKPKSPTVNVVYTPALDSDDAPNPTATVSVRAENGLLNPDIKLLNPNGKVVAGTMSDDQKTFTITEPLGYGTKYTWQGSAIGTDRVTTPVAGSFTTLSPEQQLNVVVNIGDGQEVGIAAPIILKFDGTVEDKAAVEKALKVTTEPPTEGGWAWLGEDNGSRVHWRTKEYYAPGTKVHMTANLYGVDHGGGAYGAADVTSDFAIGRSQVVKAEASSHQIVVIRDGGVLMTLPCSYGGGDLDRNVTRSGIHVVSEKYEDFFMSNPAAGYFNIRERFAVRISNNGEFIHANPETVGVQGSSNVTNGCINLSLENAQRYFESAIYGDPVEVTGTRIPLSEADGDIFDWIFDWSQWQGMSAIKGDPDQVTAPATPSGAPTSNAPAPVPAG
- a CDS encoding SDR family NAD(P)-dependent oxidoreductase — translated: MSSSTAQPGSSGTEKKVAVVTGASSGIGAATARRLAAQGYHVVLGARRTELVEELAAELGGTGRQLDVTDETSVNAFVEGLDSVHVLINNAGGAKGLDPVATADLDDWRWMWETNVLGTLRVTKALIPALIDSGDGLIVTITSIAALEAYDNGSGYTSAKHAQAVMHRTLRYELLGKPVRLTEIAPGMVETDFSLVRFDGDQERADAVYQGLTPLTADDVAEVIGFVASRPPHVDLDQIVLKPRDQASARRNVKTG